The Triticum aestivum cultivar Chinese Spring chromosome 6D, IWGSC CS RefSeq v2.1, whole genome shotgun sequence genomic sequence CGACCTTGCAAGGGGTGTGTCTCTAGCCATAGTGCACTCAACGATATTAGGTTCTCACCTATTGGGGTGAGCGACTCATGTGACTTTCAAACCTAGGACTACGAGTTGGTCTAGCTTGTGTTGGTTTGGTCTTCGCATTCGAAAAAAAAAAAGTTTGGTCTTCTCGAAAGTACCCTTCtactcccgagctcatttgagcttcgGATGAACTGTAAattccaaaaaaatgaaaaaaatattcaaataaatctgaatttttttggtgCAAACTTTCACAAATGTTCTCTGTGCAGGGAAATTTTCAGCCCGAAACAACATTTgtggaaggcgtggcaaaaaaacaaaatcaacaCTCCAAAATGCTTTCGAGAATATCATTTTTTGAGCATTGATTTCGTTTCTTTCTACCATGACTTTCAAGAATgttgttttatgatattttttgcAAGCACATAAAATATttgtcaaagtttgcaccaaaaaaattcagaatttgtaCTATTTTTTTCGGTTTTACTGTTCATTAAGGTGCATTTGAGTTTGGATGTAGATACTTCGCGTCCTGGTCTTCTGCACTTTTTTCACCGAAGGCTCAAGGAAAAGTGACGATACAAAAGATGATGCTAGAGGCAACAAAGCCGAGGCTCAAGGAAAAGTACGTCGCATGCGTGCAAGTCACCATTGAAGCCGAGTTCCAAGGAGCAGATCTGGCGGGCCACAAAGTTGTGTCTATCTTGCGTATCCAAGATACTTATTTGTACCTACAACGCGCCGAAGATCAAGTTGTAGCAGCTAAAACCTCCCCTCTAAGGAGGCCTCTTTCAAAGCGCTGGTGGTAGTTGACGTCGACAATGAATAAGTTTGATAAAAATTATGATGAATTATGATGTATGTAATATTTTTGGATGATTGAATTATGATGAATTTTGATAAAAATTAATCAGTGTGTCCGAACAAATGAGACGACGTTGGGTACCATTTTCCCATGGACAAGTAGAGAACATCCATGAGCAGGTTCAGATCTGTTTGCGAACAAGTTAGAGAGAAGTTTTGAAGAACACGcgcaaacaaaacaaaacaaaaaatcaccTGAAAACAAGATATAGGTGGGTTCTGTCGATTAAAAAAAAACTCAGTAGAACACCGAGCGAACCTAATGCACGTGCATTTACCCTTTTTACGGAGAAAACTCCGATCTATTCGTCAAACATCATCAGaataaaaaaatacaaaataaaataaaatagtacatGATGTATTGAATGGAAACTATGCCACGACATAAAAGTGTATTGCTGCGAATTTTTTGTTGCAAGCTCATTTCTCGCATTTTTATCTTCTCTGACTGCATGGTTCTCAACCGgttctgcttgtttgccttagGACACATGTTTGGCGAGGAGCAATCGACAGGTTGGTTTAGATATTTTACACGAAGAAAATCGAGCATATGCAAGATTTCTTTTCGCCTTCGCTTCATCTTTGTGTCATGCAAGGCTCCACATGAATACTCGTACATCCTGAGTTCCTGCTGCCTCTCAGTCCTCACCCGTAACTAACCAGTGAAGATATCGATGATACATGGTTGTCTGATTTCAATTCTGAATTTTCTCTCTGTCAGACCACTTATATGAGGATATTACCACTGGTTCAATTAATTACTAAGTTGCTAATAGTACCATATGGTTGCTGGGAGCAATTGACCTGCAAGATAGAACGTGGACATGTGGTGTCGTCTGCTAAGGTTGCATGCATTTTTTAAGGGCTAAAATGCTCAGCTTTATTGCTCTTCCCAAATGTCAGACACTCTATTTATTGGACCGTTGCCGTGAATATTGAATGTATTTGGACCAGGATGATCCCCTAGAGGTAGGGGTAGTCGAACAACATGATCTTCACCAAAACGATAAAGTAGGACTCCAAAGTAACAACGGGTCACACCAACAAAAGAAACATAAACACTAACACATACTCATCAGATCCATATGAACGAATCCGCGAGGATATAAACTTAAATCTGCTTGGTCGGACGCACCAAATTTGCAGACATACAAACTCTCTGGCTCCTTGCTGAGCCACCCCAATAAGACGTTGCCACGACATGAGAGGAGTCAGTTAGAGTGCCTTTACTCTCGATAACATCACACCCTTTGCCAAAACGTTGTCGTTGAAGATGATAAGAACACTATTAATAGTTCTAAACTAGAggatgccccgcgcgttgctgcggaaccATTGTGATACTCTgttctcccagatgcagaggccgggggtcatcctccttttctaaaaaaattgtgatACTATGTTGTCATATAGAAAATCGAAAAGAAGAAAATAAGGTAGTGCATAAACTCAGTGTACCATATACTCTAGCAAGTGTTCACAAAAAGATTGGCTGACGCCGGACATATCATCAATTATTGTTTCTAAGAACACAATACATGTGCAAGAATGAACTCCACCGCCAAGGACTGGAACGTGGCACTATCTATCAGACCTGTGTATGAACACTAAATGTTGCTCTATGTAAATCTGAAGGTTAGATTTTTGAATGGAGAAAGTGAACCAATGAAAGCTATTAAATGACTAAATATGTGAAGGAGAACATAATTGACAGCCATAGTCTGTGACCAGAAACGTCAAGCCACGAATTTCAATTGCCTGTAAAAACTAACAACACATAAAACACAAATGATCTGTGTATCCATAGCTGGAGTGAATTCCCTTTGATCTCACATAATAGCTAAGCTCCCACATAAATCGGAGTCAGAAAAATAGTGTGCATGTACTCAATAAATAATCATCTAAATGACATTATCAGGATCTACTAAAGAATGTGATGATGAAATTGCGTGTGTGCTGGCGTGGATGCATAACAGTTCACAGAAGTAACGCATTGGATACTCACATGGATGTAGGCATGCTTACATGTGCTAGCTGCAGTAATTGCTGCTTCTAAAAAGGTGAGCGAGCATGGCGGCAGGGCGTGTCGCATGTCGAATAATCGATATACAACCAAATTATTGTGCAGCAAGTGAATGGGGCTGTAACCACCTCACTGGTGATTTGTATGTGCATAATTCCGGTACATCCACCCTGTGCAGAgtagaagaaaaagggaaaaaagtaGTTGAATCACATATATGCCAAACTAAAATAATCCAAGCCTTTCTTTAAACTTAAGTGGCGATCATGACTTGCATATATAAAAATGACAGTAAGTTGTAGTCCTGAGTATTAGATGATTTGTTCGAACCAATGGATTGCATCGAATGGAGGGAACAATATGCCGTTGTTGTCCTATACGTACTGAAAGAAATATAAGGCCCATGTCATGTGTTAATCCAATTGAAACAATAAATTTCAGAGATGGGAAGCCTGATTATGAAAGTGAGCAAGAAGAGATGTATGCAGGAGGAAATCACAAATATCCCTCGCTATCTGCAGAAAATTGTTGCACAGCTTGCGGTTGAATCTGACAAAAAAAAAACAGATAAAACGTTTGATTAGATGAAGTACTGAAGGCCGAAGACGGACTGAACTCACCAAACGTCAGGAAGTTGCGGCGGATGATGACAATCGAGCCTAGTAATTAAAGGCGAAGCCGGCGGTTCAGTTGCGGAGTTGCTGTCCGTTCCTTTTACCTCTGCAAGTAGCAATGCTTGATATACATGACCATATATTGATACAGTATATAACAAACAATAAAGCAGGCCTTCACCTGCTTGTAGCTTCCACCGTTGCAGAACATGCCGTCAATCTTCCTGACGTGCTCATCGATCTTCTTCCACCCCTCGTGCTACAGGAACAACTCGTACCTGTCAGAGGAGACCTTGTTGGGAGCTGGAATGGGGACATAGGTCGGGTACATACATGTAGGTCATCTGGAACCCATTGGGAGCAGGCCGCACCAGCCTGTTGAGGGCCTAGCATGATCCAGGCGGAGAAGAAGAGCACGGCCCCCAGCCCGTAGTTGCCGCCGGATCCACCCATGGTGCACGGGCGCACGACAGTGGATCAATCGAATCTGAAGCAACTGATCCCCACCACGAACTTGGCATGAAACTGCAAAGAACGCAATGGCCCCGTGGCCTGCAGTTGCCGCAGATCCACCCATAGGGGGCGGTTGGGGATAGATCAAATCCAAATCCACCAATGCCTGCTCACAAACTTGTCATGGAGCCGCAGAGAACACCATTATTTGAGCACATACGGGGAAGGAAGAGGCAATGTGGGGAGATGAGGATAGGATGGTGTGTCTCGGCTTTTAATAGTATACTTCCCACTATCTAATCAGttaaagaagatgaagaagaactgATGAGCACTACAGAGATTAAATCACACGAATTTTTTACTCTGGCCGTCGGTTACTAATGATGGAGGGGAAACGAACACAGAATTCATTACGTGAGTGGAACCGGGCGTTCCATTGAACTTTTTTCTCTCTGTGTAGTGTCATTGAAGAGGGGACAGCCACATCAGCTTGTGCTTTTGATCGGTCCCTCATGTAAGTCAGTAGTGAAATCCATATGTTCCGACTCTGTGAGTTTACATACGGCTACATGCACACGACCTCAGGTTAGTGTAACTGTGGGCTCGGGTTTCGATGCCGCCGGGAGTTTCGACGTCCATCCCTCTCACTGATCGCTGGAGAGTGGGTGGGCGCTTCTGGGCACTCGCCGAGGAGGAGAGCGGGGATGAGGATGAAGACGGCGGGCGGTCCGGCGGCGCCGCGGAATACTCTCCGACTCCCTCCGATATGATTTGCGAAGCTTTTGCCACCGGCTACGACGAGGATGAGGTGGCGGGGATGGTGGAGGCGATGGTCCCCTCAGAGGATCCGGCGAGGTCCGGTCTGCCGCCCGGCGAGAACATGGAGGTGCTCCGGCGGGTGGTTCATCGGAGGACGGCTGCGTCTGCTCTTCGGCCATGGAAGGGGCCTCTTCCCAAGGTAAGTCTCCCAAAACTTACTCTTCTCGATTTAGTCCCTCCGGAAGCATGGACGGTGGTAGTGAGAAGGAAGAAGGGCGGCCGTGCGGCGGCCGGCCGGCAGCAGATGGCGCCGGCGGCGTCGATCCCGATCGCTGATGTTCGGGCGGCGCGTTTGAATTCCTTGATTGGCGCTGCAGGGCCACCGGTCGAGTCTGGGCCGTCGTcggctgggtatgaggcccaggtcGAAACGGTTGCAGGTGGGCCAGTGTTTCTTGGGCCGGATTCGGAGGGCTCTGTGGACGAGAGCATCGCTTACGTGCGAGAGGCATGCAACGATTCCTCTAATCCCGCCGGTCTCGTAGTGCGCCGTAGGGTTTCCTGCCGACGGGCTCCTCATCGTCGAACTGATCTTGGAGGGCGTGCCCGTCGTATCCCACCGTTGCGCATGGCGGGTCAGGGGGTCGCGGGGAAGAGCTCGACGGAGCCGGCCGGGTCGGCCCGTGCTGGTGTAGGACCGCTTGTTGGCTCCGCCGGGGCGCATCGTGGAGTGCCGGCGGCGGGCCGGGGCGTTGCTCCGGCGGGCGCTAATCCTGTCGCCCTTGGCCGCGGTGGCGGTGCTCCTGTCCGGCCGCCAGCTCCGGCCCCCGTCGGTGCCGTGGGTAGAGGTGGTGGCTTCCGCCCGCCAAATCCGGCTACAAGTGCTGCCACGGGTTGGGGCGGTGGCAATGGTGTCCGGCTGCCGATCCAGCGTCCGGCGGTGCCGACCGGGACTTTGTCCACCGCTGGGCGAGGAGGACTGCGGCCTCTCAAACCGGTAGCTGCGACTCCGGGGAGCGGGACCCCTTCCCCAAGACCTCCGGTGTCTGCTTCCGTGGGGCGGGGTGTCGCGCCGACGGTGCCTCGAGCTGCGCCACCGCCTCACTATGTCACGAGACCGGTGCAAAAGCGTTCGGGCACATCGCAGACAAGGATCGACGCGGCGGATGGTGGAGCTAATGGACCGCCCAGAGGACAGTGGGGGGATGATGGTTTTGATGCTTATGGGGAGGGTCAGCACCGTGGTTCGTCGTCTACGGGAGGCGGACGCGGATACGCGTGGCAGAGTGATGGTTCTGCCGAAAGACCTTTCCTTGGTCCGGCGGGTGGTTTTGTCGAAGGGACTACTGGCCCAATTAACCGGCAGAGAGGTGGATTCCGTGGCcatcgtggtggtcgtggtggctGTCGTGGTCGGGCACGCAAGCAGCCCCCGCCACCGGTCGTGGCTGACCATCAGGCTTCGGATATGGCTGTTGATCCCGTGCGGTCGATTGAGCTGCCTAGCCAGGCATTGGATGTCGTGAGGGCTCTGGCCAACGTGGATGCTACTGCTACTGGAGTGGCTGCGGAGGCAGGGGACAGGGCTGAATCTGAGAGGGCGTCCAAATGGGCGCGTAAGAAAGAAAAGATGTTGTGCTATCGCTGCGGGGAGAAGGGCCACTTTATTGCTGAGTGCATGGCGGAGCTTTGTACCTCGTGTGGTAAGACTGCTCATGTCATGGGGGATTGCCCGGTTATGCGTGATCAGGCTCCTGCTCTCACGATGTATGGAGTGTACTGTGTCGAGCTCACGTTCTTTGAGTCTCCGGCGGCCAGGGAGACTCTGGCTGAACCTCAGAGTTTGACTACTGGGCTTGTGAAGGCTACACGAGAAGTGGTTTCTGAGGCTCAAATTGTGCAGcgacttcaggaactggctccagGTGATTTTCAGTGGGAGCTCGTCCCGATTGAGGATAATGTGTTTCGGGTTGATTTCCC encodes the following:
- the LOC123143500 gene encoding uncharacterized protein: MPIQSLQVLRIAVTYSPHRYFASWSSALFSPKAQGKVTIQKMMLEATKPRLKEKYVACVQVTIEAEFQGADLAGHKVVSILRIQDTYLYLQRAEDQVVAAKTSPLRRPLSKRWW